The genomic window TATTAATCAAATGTGTGATATTGCAAAGTTTCGATcttaagcaaaagatttgcaaaccctctCTGAAATACCAATATGAATAAATCGATTCATGATACGTGAAGTTATCCGAtcaaaagcaaaagatttgcgaacccactccgaagttccaatttaagtcaaatgattcgcgatccatgctctgaagtcctgatctgaataatgattcatgaacatcatttcaggtcaggactcaaatcatttgacttagattggacCTTTgcatatcacgaatcatttgatttagattgggacttcagatcacatatggtgaatcatttgattcaaatcattcAATTCGGAAAGCACTCCGAAGTCCTGATATTAATCAAATTTGTGATTAAAATCAAATAAtcccaatttaaatcaaatgttttgcgaTACAGGAAATTCCGGATCTAAAGCAAAAGGttcgcaaacctgctctgaagttccgatctaaatcaaaatgttttgtgatccacactctgaagtgccgatctgaataatgattttcaaaccatcatttcagatcaggatttggaGCGCGGaatgagaatcatttgatttagatcatgaCTTCAAATCACATTTCGCGACTCATTTGATTTGAATAGTTTAATtcgtgaaatgattcacaaactcattCCAATTTAAATCAAATCATTCACAATAGCACTCCGAAGTCCTGACACTAATcaaatttgtgaatcatttcacaaattgaatgatttaaatcaaatttaaaggGATTCacaatacgtgatttgaagtcccgatctaaatcaaatgttttgtgATGGGAAAGTTAGaaactaaagcaaaagatttgcgagcCTGCTCCCaaattccaatctaaatcaaatgttttgcaagaGCGTGGAGCAAGAATCATTACATTTGCGAAATGAGTCACAAAcccattccgatctaaatcaaaatggTTCCTAAAGTCCAGATTTTAACCAAAGTTGTAAATCATTtcttaaatcaaatgattcaaaacaaatgattcgcaatacacgatttgaagtcccgatgtaaattaaatgttattaaaaattaaattaattaaattaaaaatccaCGCTCtcaagtcccaatctgaataacaATTTGCGAACCATCAaatcagatcaggactcggagcatGGACCTCAAATCATAACAACTATTTGTGTATCGAGAAATATATGATTTAGATTGGGGCTTCAAATcacgtatcatgaatcatttaatttgaataatttatttgcgaaatgattcatgaactcgttccgatctaaatcaaatgattcacgatacattcTCCAGTCCCGGtatgaataaaatgttttgctACATTGCATAGTTCCATTCgtaagcaaaagatttgcaaacccactctgaaataccgatatgaaacaaatgatttgtgatatgtgaATTTACGATCAAAAGCAAAATATTTGTGAACCCACTCTGTTCTGATTTAAGACAAATGATTCGAGATTTAcgctttgaagtcctgatctgaataatgattcacgtATCATCATTTCAGGTCAGGactcaaatcatttgacttagattggaactttgcatatcacgaatcatttgatttgaaccGTTCAATTCGGGATAGCACTCCAAAGTCCCCAATATGAATCAAATTTGTTAATGATTttgcaaattaaatgattcaaatcaaatgatttgcaacacacgatttgaagtcccgacctaaatcaaatgttttgcgCTACAggaagtttcgatctaaagcaaaaATCTAAAGCATTTGGGAGTGCAGaccacaaatcatttgacttgtAAATAGGCTTTCAATTAGTTATTTGACATCTATTTTGTAGCTGGAACTGAATGGAGAAATGTATATGAAAACATAATGAAATTTAATAAACAATAATGAATCAATAAGTTCATGGCAAGACAAAGGATAAAAATGCAGACATCTGAATAATCCAAAAGTTGTCATAGTAGTGTTTAAATGTCAAGTTCTTAAATGTTATTggcttaatttatttgtattcattgtattttaacagtttcGAAAAGCCCCTTTTCACCCATGACTAtgagctttttaaaatcattacaaactATGTCGAAATTTGAAAATGGAATGGGTCTTTTTTccatttgatctggtttttgctagtgaatcactaGAAATGAATGACCGAAGTCACAAGTTTAATCAACCGGAGCGGTTCTATTgaaaatgactcaattgatttgattcatctgttcctcttttcgtgtcttcagccatgtttcaGAGATACATTTCAAtcatttcaataattcaagcactttttgcTTCTTCAGCAATATTGCCATTTTCAAGGGGTTTTTTTCAGACcgtaaattaaaaaaattcaagcactttaaaCTCCTTGTACGAACCCTCTAGATAGGTTTTTAATTAGTTATTTGACATCTATAGACAAAACAGATGTCAACACTACATGTTACGTAAACAAGTCTTCACCTCATTATTACGGCTGAGAGAAATGAGAGGAAGGGACGTGAGGACAGATCCATCCTGGGACAGGCGACCACGGATCTGTTGCAGGGTCACAGGCAGGTCCTCAAAAACAGTGTTGGCCATTCCCATCATATACAGCCTCTGAAACACACAATCaagacatttcttaatattagaCACTTCTTAATATCAGTGAACGTGTGAGGATTTCAACAAACAATTTAGACTCTTAGTTTGTTAAAGAAAAATTTAGTTGCTTTactaattataaataaatgtagaaactATTTTTTGAATTAACATAATTAGCACTTTAGACATGACTTGCTGCCCTGCCGTTTTAAAAACAGGTCAGTCTAGTTAAATATACAATAGGTCTCTTTTAACTTTCAATTTTATTGCAACAGATTTGAAGCATCTCATGGAGCATCTTTATCTTCAGAGCACTTTGGGTGTTTGCAGGCATCACTTATGTGGTTAATGTTTGAGTCATAATGGGCCGGAGATTCGCTGAGGTCATACCTCCTCACTTGGGGCGAGCTGCAAAACCACAGGGGTGCTGTCAGCAAACAGGGTGTGCACCGTGTTAGCCACACTGTCCAGAGTGAACGGAACCGGCTGAAaccagacagatagatagatagacaaagaaGTGCCATTAGTCTTATGATATAGAAAAAGGGAAGTCTAGCAGGGAAACTACACAGCTACTCAATCTTGAAACATCCTCAATTTCTGGAACTTACAAATGATTTTGGGGTCTAAGGGGAGTTATTTAACTTTGCTCATTCATCTAAAGGTTAAACTGTCAACCTACACGTTGAATCAAAGACATAAAAGAAACAGTGCAAGAGACAAAGACATGCACCACAGAACTTAAAATAACTCATGCGCGTGAGAATGCATCACTCACATTTTCGACAGGGTAAGAGGAAATGTTTTTCGGAAAGTCAAGGCTGTCCAAGCCGCGCACGACGATCAGAGCGTTCGCACGCGGGCGTTGAAACAGTGAGCCGGCGACCTGACCTGGCCAATCGAGATCCTGCAAACAAAACCACAAGCTTAATACAGAGTTTACATGAAGACATCACACGTGCCATTAAACGATTAAATAGACGTTATACCTCACGGATGGAGAAGCCCATGGTCAGGGCGACTAAATCAGGGATCTTTTCTCCCGATATGGGCCATTGCCCATCGCGGAAAGTCACGTATTGCGGGCTTCGCAGAACAGTCAATCTGTCGCCCAAAACACCTAATGGAAAAAAAGTACAGAAAACAATgctgatatattctcacaatgttttttttggcAATAAATGACACTTGTTTTAACAagtctaatgcaatgacattcagacTTTTTGAGATCTGTGAAAAAGCTTACAGAAAATCATGTGAAATAAACAATAATGAAAcagaataaaacaattaaataaataaaaagaatatattcatataaataataaatacacctAACAATACTGTCCTAGAGTGAGCAGAAAAGGCTAAATAATgtaacataaaacaaactaaatatttTCTAACTAGACTATATAttcttaagcagcacaggtatatttgtagcaatagccaaaaatacactgtatgggtcaaaattatcgcaTTTTCCTTTaggccaaaatcattaggatatgaagaaaagatcatgttccatgaaaatattttgtaaattttctactgtaaatatatcaaaacttaatttttgattagtaatatgcattgctaagaacttcatttggacaattttaaaggcaattttctcaatattttgatatatatattttttttttgcaccctcagattacacaTTTGTAAATAGTTACTCTCGAATAAATatcaattaaatgtaaaaaatccatcctggttttgtgatccaaggTCACAAATAATATTACacacatatttataatatatattttacctACTGTGAATTTATATGTATATAACTGCCTTTTTAAATTGTAAGTCACACGAGATTGATCATATTTGGGCATCTAAAAGATCGCAAAGCCCTTTCCTTAAACAGTGGCcgtttaaaaatcataataatactATCATAACCATAATATTGATCAACAATGTCGGATTTGTTAAATGAACCATGACTGTCACATGACCTGCTAGGGCTTCCTCATTCACTATTAACATTTACAAGCACAACCGTTTTTATTCAACAGCATAAAGCAATATAAACACAAAACCGTAGCACATCTTTATAcattaattgaattaaattaatttaattgcacAAACGAGAGATACTGGATCGATTTACATGACTGCGGATTATGACACCTCACTGCAGTCGCCATTATTTCATTAAACAAACGCTAAAAACACACCGACCCAGCGAAGTACAACCACGTACATCTAAAAGACAAAGTATAACGTCAATTTACCTGATAAAACGCCTAAAAGCACCAGCACCGTGTTCATAATTGTTCGATTCATCTCGGGAGGATTTTTTTTGATGGACTGGCTTCCTTGCAATACCGGTCACATGACACGGGCCTACCGCGTGACGTCGACGTCGTGCGTCATGACGTTGCTGCTGTTGCTGTAGCGCTTCGGCTTTCACTGAGAgacttttaaactttatttagtCAATCTTAACATAGTCTTAATTCAAACGAATGTTCGCTAAGGTCAGTTTGCTAGCTAAAAAGTAGTATTTAAGTACAATTCTTAACACCAAACGAGacattttgagggaaaaaagcaACATTAAAGTGAACCTactctatctatcatctatctatctatctatctatctatctatctatctatctatctatctgtctgtctgtctgtctgtctgtctgtctgtctgtctgtctgtctgtctatctatctatctatctatctatctatctatccatctatcatctatctatctatctatctatctatctatcatctatctatctatctatctatctatctatctatctatctatctataggtTGGTGACCTTCAGCCCAGAAGGACATGTGACTTGCTGTATGTCTGCAATTGTCTCCAAGGATTTTAGTCATCATGAGCCACCGGTTAGTTCTGAGCATTTCATGTCTCTGTGACTTCATTTTGACCCTACTTGTAACTTTACATATGATTTAGTAACCTTTTATAGCCTAAGTTTACACATATTTTTACTCCGCTTACACCACTTATCTTGTAGCACCATATTTAGGTTCTGACAGGAATGAAAACAAGACTGTGAGGGGTAAAAATATATGTTCAAATCATGTACTGTTGCTTATAAAGTAGACAATATCCAACCAAAACGAAATTAAGCAGTTTAGAAAGTTGTGGGTTACATTATTATAATCTCAGACTTTTGTCCGGTGCGTTGCATTGTAAATACTTTtaagtatatgggccattctacagaattggttcaaagttagagttggaaatgtcttgaaaaattttttttgtatgtatgcaaattgtataatatctaaGGTACATGTTTGtaataattgtgcagttaattctcatattgcattttcagaaagttttggaatatttgtcctctccccaaatttgtcactactgaaacaaagtaatatatcatttaataaaacgggttatattgacctattaagattttactTACATCtttcttgtaaatatatatttttgctattttattaaagtttttagaggtaaatcaataacagttacagttttaataatatttcaagtgtgattcaTAATGTATTGTATCAAAAATGATTTGatgtatttttaatctttttttgggGGGTAAAAGGcataaagttgatcatactgatttcaaacttaaaggggtcatcggatgcccattttccacaagtgcatatgattctttagggtcttaatgaaaagtctctaatatactttggttaaaaattctcaatagtgtaaaaaaacacccttttactttGTAGCTCTgtaaaaaatcaactcattttaagacatggtccctttaaatgccaccgagctctgctcgccccgcccctctctgggattatgtttactttagccgcatttatcggcgaaacttgccaacaagcgcattattaagaaaggccatttgcaaagatgcataaaaaacccttctactcacttctgctgtgggtgaagctgcatcacgaatgattcacaggAACATAGATGcttatgtagatcaggatcggcgctttccatttaaaaacaaaagtaacgttaaacctctgcgtcttcagcggctcagatgttggtagtaaatgactactgctttgttcatgattacatccaacaacagaacacctcaatcgctcaattagagtcttcctctgcacctgattcgacacaatggcgatcgtattctgagtgtttcagctcggtgagggcgggtctaaggtaaaacgctcatgtcaatcaaatgtgtttcgtcacaacgacaagaagctaagaatgacctgattttaaaaagaggatattacttttaaagattaaaacattttttatcattgtagggtggttgtgtacacaaactaccgaCACTACTACTATCacgtaaaagttagttttgcacccaatgacccctttaaggattCATAAGTTTGAATACACACTGAACCAAACACAATCATAGCATTGATAATTCAATATACCTGTTTTGACAAACATCCTATTTTTCAgtgtagtgacagtaatgctttggtagcaaccacatcacattacagaattttaacccacatactataacatactaaaatactaataatttgcatagctgtactaaaattttgtttatttccaccACATAAAAGATTatttgttcccttttgtcactaccgaaacaatgatgacatgtttccctcgtgactgtttcagtagtgacaactTTAGGGaacaacacccaaaaaaacaaggatgtcactaccaaaacttcacaaaaggtttcggtagtgacaattttagaggCTTTTGAGTCTgcctcaaagatgctaatcagcacatggttagcaagcagagttctgaacagttgtacacatataaaaacaaaatgttatgaaataactcccaaaaaagtgtgcttaactgcagAAAACAAGGTTTTTGGTAAGTTCCTGAAAGTTGCACAAAGATTTTCAAACTTTTGAAAACAATTCACCTCAAAAttatggggcctatctactcacaatGTAGttatgagagagagggacacaggaatatttcctgatcataaatgtaggggtgtaggtAAAATCAGTTTCAGCcagtggactaaaacatacactgtttcagtagtgacgtgAAAAATGTGAGATACATTTTTATATGAAGTTTCCTTtagtttacaaagaaaatataaaatacatatatttttgaacttaacttaaaaaaaatgtatatatttaaaaacaacaatggaataaaatactttttttttttttttttttcaattttcataaattgaaatttagaagttagggttcgggacaaccacctcccaattgaaagtacccaatgaatgatgattttatatatacaggtatgtgccaaaaaaatagaatattgagggaaagtccatttatttcaataatttgtttcaaaaagtgacaCTTGTATGTtgtattagttcactacacacaaagtgaaatatttcaagcctttatttgtttcaattttgatgattatggattaaagacacaaaaaaaatccagtatttcacaaaattagaatatgtcatgtgaccaataaaaaaggatcttaaacacacgttggccttctgaaaagtgtgttaatgtactgtattatgtcctcagtactttgttgggcctccttttgcactaattccagcatcaaggcggcgtggcatggaggcgatcagcctttgacacagttgaggtgttatggtagcccaagttccCTCGTCTCCCTTTTGACAAAACCCCaaagattttcaatggggttttcaatgactgtggacttgataaaagacaacgcagctgtctaccaggaaattttagagcacttcatgcttcctgctgccgacaagctttttggagatgatgattttattttccagcaggatttggcacctgcccacaaagccaaaactaccagtacctggtttaatagccatggaataactgtacttgattggccggaaaactcgcctgacttaaaccccattgaaaatctatggggtattgtcaaaaggaagatgagggaacagagaccccgaaatgcagatgagttgaaggccaatatcaaagca from Garra rufa chromosome 7, GarRuf1.0, whole genome shotgun sequence includes these protein-coding regions:
- the atp6ap2 gene encoding renin receptor isoform X2; its protein translation is MNRTIMNTVLVLLGVLSGVLGDRLTVLRSPQYVTFRDGQWPISGEKIPDLVALTMGFSIREDLDWPGQVAGSLFQRPRANALIVVRGLDSLDFPKNISSYPVENPVPFTLDSVANTVHTLFADSTPVVLQLAPSEERLYMMGMANTVFEDLPVTLQQIRGRLSQDGSVLTSLPLISLSRNNEADLLFLSEVQVLYDISTLLQKHKHLAKDPAPDLYSLELAGLEEIVRRYGTDSPQYADATRILTSALQKFADDVANVYSNNAVVEVVTVKTFETPLTRKSRSILQTRQMNNPGSPYNLAYKYDYDYAVIFNIVLWLMIVLALAVIVISYNLWNMDPGYDSIIYRMTNQKIRMD